TAAGAAATGTGTCGAACGTTTCGCGATCGCACATCGAAGCCATAGCACCAGGTTTGGTTGTAGAAATAGCGCCAGCAGCAGCGCCCCAAACCACTGCCTCACGCAACGATCGCCCCTCAGCAATGGCAGCTGCCAAACCACCGTTGAAGGCATCCCCAGCTGCTACCGTATCAACCGTCTGCACTTGAAAAGCTGGCACAAAAAATGTTGACTCTGCCGTCGCACAGCAGACACCTTGTGCGCCCAATTTGACGATCGCAGTTCCCACACCCTTTTGGCGCAACACAGACGCCGCTTTCGCAGCCGTTTCAAAATTATTTACCGGAAAACCAACCAATTGCCCAGCCTCAATTTGATTCGGCGTGATAATATCAACGAGTCGATAAAGCTCATCCGGGACATCTACTTGAGCCGGTGCTGGGTCGAGAATTACCCTGACACCGGCACTTTGAGCGGCTTTGGCAGCTGAGAGTACCGCCGTTAAAGGAATCTCGAACTGAAGCAGCAGTACAGCAGCGTTATCCAAAAGATTAATCAAATTTTCTACATCTGTCTCATTCACGCATCCGTTAGCGCCGGGAACAACGATGATGTGATTTTGCCCGGTGTCGTCTACGGCAATAATTGCGACGCCAGTATGAGCCGTTTCATCTATTAATATACGGTCTATCTGCACCCCAAATGTTTGAAGATTGGTGAGGGCCGATCGCCCAAAGTTATCATCTCCAACGCGCCCTACTAGCTGGGTAGGAATACCCAAACGCGCAGACGCTACCGCCTGATTTGCGCCTTTCCCGCCTGGTGCGGTAAAAAAATCATGACCCAGGATAGTTTCGCCAGTCACGGGCAAACGAGGCGATCGGGCCACCAAATCCATATTAATACTGCCGAAGACGATAATCTTTTTCACTTAATCTAACCACGCATCCACATCTTTGCGCCTGCAATTCTTCCACGGCATATAATCATAACTATCTTTACTGTAGTTTTCTGACCTTGGTGCTTGTTTGTAGTCATCTTTACCGTTTGAGGGGGATGGTTGAGTTTGGCTAGACTCAGATTGCGGTGGAGATGCTAGAGCCTCAGCAATTGGTATAAACGATCGCAACTTCTCGTGCGCTTCGTTAAGTTGCTGAAGCTTTTTATGTGCCTTTTGTTGCAATCTGGGATGATTCTGAAAACGATCGGGATGCCACACGGTCGCTAAATCTCTATATCCCTGACGAATTTCCTCAAGTGTTGCTCCAGGCTCTAGCTCAAGTATTTTATAGTATTGCGCCGCATTACTCATCTACAACCCCCTCTAGCCATTCCAAACATAGTGAGGAAAACCGTACTTCCCAGTTTGAAGTGACTTAACGGTAATGTGGCGATCTTGAACACATCTTTTTAATAACAATATCTGAAGATACTTTTTTTAACTTAAGTACATATTGGATAGAGTAAACACTTCTATAGCTTGCCTTTGAATAATCACTCTTAAGGTAGAGGCGGAAACTCACAACGCCCTACTGCGGAATGTGGGTATGAGAAATATTTCAACATCATGTAGGGGCAATTCATGAATTGCCTCGCCTAAAAAAAGGTTTTTTACTGTTAATATTCCTAAAGCAACCAATATGTTTAAAGCTGTTTTGTGCATAGCAGGGGTTTACGAGAAAAAATGTGCTTTGATATCTATAATATGATATATAGCAACCGATGAAAGTCGGTTAAGCCATAAATCTGGGGCAGGGGCTAGGGGCGAAGCATTCGGGTAGTAAATATAAGGTTTTAACCAATAAATTATATGCCCGAATGCTTCGCCCCTACTGCCCTAATCGACGAGAGCGGTTGCTATACATTTTTTAGATTTTACACAAGCGTATTGCTTTAGTTTTTTTCACTCTTAGCTTATTTTTGCCATGTCTAACCTACCGCCGCTGAATACCGAAACGATGTGGGCTATTCTCAATGAAGAAATTGATGATGACACGGTGAACCAACTGGTTTGGCGCTGCTTGGGTTATCGCTACGAGGAAGCAACGGGCAAGTGGGATACAGCTGGCGTTGCAGATGAATGGCGGGATGAGTATCCAGAACCGCCTAATTTTATCGAAAGTCGTCCGCCAACGGTGAAGCTGACTCGTTCTATTCCTGCTGAAAATAAACAATTGTTGAAGGAAAAATTGGGTTTTAAAGGTTATAAAGTGGGTGAATTTGGCCCAAGACAAACTCGGCGGGCAACGGCAGCCAATTGGCTGTTAGGTTATCTGTAAGATACGGCTTCAACAAGTCAGAAAGAAACATAGAGCGGCTTTGCAGCCCTTATGAAGTACACCGCAGAAACCCGGTTTCTATCTACCTAACTCACCTGAAAAGCGCTGTAGTGAATCGAGAAATCAATTAATTTTGACT
The Argonema galeatum A003/A1 DNA segment above includes these coding regions:
- a CDS encoding DUF1823 family protein, which gives rise to MSNLPPLNTETMWAILNEEIDDDTVNQLVWRCLGYRYEEATGKWDTAGVADEWRDEYPEPPNFIESRPPTVKLTRSIPAENKQLLKEKLGFKGYKVGEFGPRQTRRATAANWLLGYL
- the rbsK gene encoding ribokinase, translating into MKKIIVFGSINMDLVARSPRLPVTGETILGHDFFTAPGGKGANQAVASARLGIPTQLVGRVGDDNFGRSALTNLQTFGVQIDRILIDETAHTGVAIIAVDDTGQNHIIVVPGANGCVNETDVENLINLLDNAAVLLLQFEIPLTAVLSAAKAAQSAGVRVILDPAPAQVDVPDELYRLVDIITPNQIEAGQLVGFPVNNFETAAKAASVLRQKGVGTAIVKLGAQGVCCATAESTFFVPAFQVQTVDTVAAGDAFNGGLAAAIAEGRSLREAVVWGAAAGAISTTKPGAMASMCDRETFDTFLIKEWGTGEF
- a CDS encoding J domain-containing protein, yielding MSNAAQYYKILELEPGATLEEIRQGYRDLATVWHPDRFQNHPRLQQKAHKKLQQLNEAHEKLRSFIPIAEALASPPQSESSQTQPSPSNGKDDYKQAPRSENYSKDSYDYMPWKNCRRKDVDAWLD